A stretch of the Bacillota bacterium genome encodes the following:
- a CDS encoding NTP transferase domain-containing protein gives MKVIIMAGGEGTRLRPLTCDRPKPMVPIMNRPIMEHIVNLLKQHGLTEIGVTLQYLPEAIKSYFGDGGEFGVQMRYFVEEVPLGTAGSVKNAEAFLDDTFLVISGDALTDLDLSAAIAFHREKKSIATIVLTVVDSPLEYGVVITEQQGRITQFLEKPSWGEVFSDQVNTGIYILEPEVLTYFKAGQNFDFSKDLFPLLLKHNQPLYGCVVPGYWCDVGNLQQYQQAHTDILAGRVKVNIPGRCVGDQIWVGPGSEIHPTASLRGPLLIGDNCQIGPDVVIEPYSVLGNNTVVEARASVKRSILWDSNYIGKKAELRGATLGNRVKVKPNSFIFEGAVIGDDTVINSQSIIKPNVKIWPAKVIDQGTVVNDSLVWGTRCARSLFGANGVTGQINLEITPEFMTKLGAAYGTWLGNSARVAVSADAYGASQMLKKALIAGILSTGVTVFDLGKATTPVCRFSVRSLEVKGGIHVKIAPNDLDKIILTFINSQGADISKGDERKIEGLFTREEFRRIASQEVAEATNLPQLNETYLENLRASVNQAGIKNEGFKLLLDYDPENMSRLVPTLLSELGCSVTRFELPGNSGPGRPRNFADIVKQLPQLAETVKRKGADLGVVMDNNGEQLILIDEKGQVISDELFTALVSLIILKSRVGGTVAVPVTAPRVIEQMARQYDGRVVRTKVGPQSFMEKVLSQDIVAIQGEFSQFQLHFDALAALIKIMEYLSQNGIRLSELREAIPQFHLSQKAIDCPWEAKGRVMRTLIEEKQGEKVELLEGIKVYHDEGWALVLPDADEPLCRVYSEGFSQEIADSLTEMYAGRINEIARGQEQTVE, from the coding sequence ATGAAAGTGATCATTATGGCCGGGGGTGAGGGCACGCGCCTGCGCCCCCTTACGTGCGACCGGCCCAAACCAATGGTGCCGATCATGAACCGACCCATTATGGAGCATATTGTGAATCTGCTCAAACAGCACGGGCTGACCGAAATTGGTGTCACCCTGCAGTACCTACCTGAAGCGATCAAGAGCTACTTTGGGGACGGTGGTGAATTTGGCGTCCAGATGCGTTATTTTGTGGAAGAGGTCCCGCTGGGAACGGCCGGAAGTGTGAAGAATGCCGAAGCGTTTCTGGATGATACCTTTCTGGTTATCAGTGGGGACGCTTTAACCGATCTGGACCTGTCGGCGGCGATCGCTTTTCACCGGGAAAAGAAGTCGATAGCCACGATTGTCTTAACCGTGGTTGATTCCCCACTCGAGTACGGGGTGGTGATTACGGAACAGCAGGGGCGAATCACTCAGTTTTTAGAAAAACCGAGTTGGGGCGAAGTCTTTTCCGATCAGGTAAACACCGGGATCTACATTCTGGAACCGGAAGTGCTTACTTATTTCAAAGCCGGCCAAAACTTTGACTTCAGCAAGGACCTGTTCCCTCTGCTGCTTAAACACAATCAGCCGTTGTACGGCTGCGTGGTGCCGGGCTACTGGTGTGATGTCGGCAACCTCCAGCAGTATCAGCAGGCCCACACAGATATCTTGGCTGGCCGGGTTAAAGTCAATATCCCCGGCCGCTGTGTGGGGGACCAGATCTGGGTTGGGCCGGGGAGCGAGATCCATCCAACGGCCAGTCTGCGGGGTCCCCTTTTGATCGGTGATAACTGTCAAATTGGGCCGGATGTGGTGATTGAGCCTTACTCGGTTTTGGGTAACAACACGGTGGTCGAAGCCAGGGCCTCCGTCAAACGCAGTATCCTCTGGGACAGCAATTACATCGGCAAAAAGGCTGAACTGCGCGGCGCTACCCTGGGCAACCGGGTAAAAGTGAAACCCAATTCCTTTATCTTTGAGGGGGCGGTGATCGGTGACGATACGGTCATCAATTCTCAGAGCATTATTAAACCCAATGTAAAAATCTGGCCGGCCAAAGTCATTGACCAGGGCACTGTGGTCAATGACAGTCTGGTCTGGGGGACGCGCTGCGCTCGCAGTCTCTTTGGTGCCAACGGGGTAACCGGTCAGATCAACCTGGAAATCACGCCGGAATTTATGACCAAGCTCGGAGCGGCTTATGGTACCTGGCTGGGGAATTCGGCCCGGGTGGCAGTCAGTGCTGATGCTTATGGCGCCTCGCAAATGCTGAAAAAAGCGCTGATTGCGGGGATTCTCTCTACCGGGGTAACGGTTTTCGATTTGGGCAAGGCCACGACGCCGGTCTGCCGGTTCTCGGTCCGTTCCCTCGAGGTCAAAGGAGGAATCCACGTCAAAATTGCTCCGAACGACCTGGATAAGATTATCCTCACCTTCATCAACTCACAGGGCGCGGATATCTCTAAAGGCGATGAGCGCAAAATCGAGGGGTTGTTTACTCGGGAGGAGTTCCGGCGGATCGCCAGCCAGGAGGTAGCCGAGGCGACAAATCTACCCCAACTGAATGAGACTTATCTGGAAAACTTACGGGCTTCGGTTAACCAGGCCGGAATTAAAAACGAAGGTTTTAAGCTGCTTCTTGATTATGATCCCGAAAACATGTCGCGCCTCGTCCCTACGCTTTTGAGCGAACTTGGTTGTTCAGTTACGCGGTTTGAGCTACCGGGGAACAGTGGGCCAGGTCGGCCGCGAAATTTTGCTGACATTGTTAAGCAACTGCCGCAATTGGCGGAAACGGTCAAAAGAAAAGGGGCAGACTTGGGAGTGGTGATGGATAACAACGGTGAGCAGCTCATCTTGATCGATGAAAAAGGGCAGGTGATCAGTGATGAATTGTTTACGGCCCTGGTTTCGCTGATTATTTTGAAATCTCGGGTTGGCGGAACTGTCGCGGTGCCGGTAACTGCCCCCAGGGTGATTGAACAAATGGCGCGTCAATACGATGGCCGGGTTGTGCGGACCAAGGTCGGACCCCAGTCTTTTATGGAAAAAGTCCTGAGCCAGGATATTGTGGCCATTCAAGGGGAATTCTCCCAGTTTCAACTTCATTTTGATGCCCTGGCGGCCCTGATTAAAATCATGGAATATTTAAGCCAAAACGGGATCCGGCTTTCGGAGCTCCGGGAAGCAATTCCCCAGTTCCACCTGAGTCAGAAGGCGATTGACTGCCCGTGGGAAGCCAAGGGCAGGGTGATGCGCACCCTGATCGAAGAAAAACAGGGCGAAAAGGTTGAACTTCTAGAGGGGATCAAGGTTTACCACGATGAAGGCTGGGCCCTGGTCCTGCCGGATGCGGACGAGCCGTTGTGTCGGGTTTACAGCGAAGGTTTTTCTCAGGAGATTGCCGACTCGCTAACCGAGATGTATGCCGGCCGGATCAATGAGATTGCCAGGGGACAGGAGCAGACGGTAGAGTAA